Sequence from the Equus asinus isolate D_3611 breed Donkey chromosome 5, EquAss-T2T_v2, whole genome shotgun sequence genome:
ATTGAGtatgaaattaagaaatttttttttttttaaagattttatttttcctttttccccccaaagccccctggtacatagttgtatatttttagttgtgggtcctgaaattaagaaattcttgATGAATGGTTTTAATTTGGGGGAGttacattatttcaaaatttgaCCATAAATTTGGGCTTTACTAATATCCTTACACTAACATGTTTCACATTTCACATAATTCAAAagcattttatacatttaattttttagcCTGCTTACACAGTTCCCAGAGATGGAATACTGGGTGAAAGACCATTTTTCTGGGAGCTGCAGTTTTGGACTCCTAGCCCAGTGCTCTACTCCCTAGCCACAGTGTTAATTGGCAAGTGCTCTGTGGCTGTGGTAGCCAACAGGAAAGAAGCTCGGTTGTGGTTGATTGGGTACTCTGGCAGACAGGGGGTGCTTTCTATGCCCAGCACCCCAGAATTTCTGTTCCCTTCTCTATTTCTTATAGGCTCGCCTCTACAGCCTGCAGTCAGACCCAGCAACCTACTGCAATGAACCAGATGGTGAGGGGGTAGCAGTGAGGGGGTGGACTATAGGGCAGGGAGACCAAGGGGGTCTGGGCTGTGCACCCTGTTTGTCTCTGGCAGCAGTGGCCAGGTACCCCGTGTAGAGGGACCAAAGTGGGGCTAGTGTGTACCTTACATCTGGTGGGATAGCTTGATGGTCCCTTTTGCTCCCTGAACCCGGACTGTCTTCATCCCCGTCTGCAGAGGCTTtgctccatccccacccctcagcctcaGCTCGGGCTCCCTCTCAGCCCTGTtgccctgcctcccttcccttcAGCACCTGTTTGCTATGTGTCTGCCATGCATCAAGCCCTGGTCTGGGAACTGGAGATCAGAAATTAGTCAAACCCTCAACCTGGTCCAAACCTCCAAGAACCTGCTATtaggagagagaaacaggaaacagTGAATAAAGCAAAGCTAGTAGAGATGGAGCGACTGCTTCCACAGAAAGATGGGAGCAGTGGGAACCCAGAGAGAGAGCCCCCAGCCTGGGAAACCTAGGCTGGGACACTTGAATTGAGGTTTTAAAGATGAATTAGAAGTAAACTCGTTCTACTTTTAGAAGTAGGGGAATGGTGTTCAAGCATGGCAACAGGGCATTTGAAGGTCCAGAGGGGACAGGGAACACCTAGCACCTGAGAAGGCTGGATTGAAAGGTGCGTGTGGGGGCTGAAGGCAGTGAGAGCTGCCGGTGGGAGCCAGATTAAGCAGTTTGAATTGTGTCCTAAAAGGCTCAAAGTAGTGGTTAACAGTTTTTTTAGTCACAAAGGCCTTTAAAAATGACGAGCCCTTTCTCCAAAAAGTTTTATGTGCAGTATGGGAATTCGTTGACCCTTTGCAGCCCATCTTTGGACCCTAGCTTAAAAAGCCTTCCCATAGAGAACTATTGAAAGAGCCTCTGGCATGGTTGTGAAGGGTGAaatagagagggagagacagaagacaagaagaccagttaggaggcttgATAGGAATCTGCGTGTCAGAGGTAAGGCCAACACCTAGGAAGTGGCGGGTGGAATGACGAGAAAGGTGTGCATGGAAGAGACACTGAGGAAGTGGAATCCAGAGTGATTGGATAAAGGAGGAGTCTAGGATGGCCCCCAGGTTTCCAGTGGATAACTGGGTGGGACAggttggggagagaagaaaatgggcaCACATTGGGTTTCCAGCACCTGTGCAGGTGGACATGTCCAGGGGACACCTGGACCTCTGGATCTAGAGCCCAGAAAGGGAGCCTGAACTGCAAAGACAGACTGAGGAATCGTCAGTGGGACGGAGAGGTTGAGACTCGTGGTTTAGTGGAAGTTATCCTGGGAGAAaacagagaatgagaagagagaagtaaaggaaagcaaaaagaggacCCCATTGAAGACTCAGATGGAACAACTAGGGAAGTGGGAGGAAAATCACAAAAGAGTGAGAAGCCAGGAGAGAAGATGGCTTCAGAGCTCGGCAGTGGCTCCCAAGGGTCAGAAACTGGAGAATGGTTACATGACAGAGGACAGAGAAGTAGCCATCAGATCTGGCAACATGGTGTCACTGATGGCCTGTGAACAGCTGTTTCAGAGAGGAGGGCATTCAGAAGCCAGGTGCAGTGGGCTGAAAAGCAGGCAGGCACAAGAAAGAATGGAGACTGCAGCGCCTTCAGGAGATCACTTACATGCTGTTCCCTGGTATCAGTGAGGCCAACCCACCCCTTCACCCTGCCTGACCTCCCACCTTAGGCCAAATGGTTTTGAAAAAAACCTTAAGCTTTCCTTATTGTCCATGTCCAGGATTAGGTGTGTTTTCTGTAGGCCCAGTTCTTTCCCTGGACCCAGGGAACTGACCATCGATGTCTGTCCCTCTGCAGGGCCCCCGGAACTGTTTGATGCCTGGCTTTCCCAGTTCTGCTtggaggagaagaagggggagaTCTCAGAGCTCCTTGTAGGCAGCCCCTCCATCCGGGCCCTCTACACCAAGATGGTGAGGGCTCAGCTGGCAGGACCTCAGCCAGCTCCTGCCTTGAGGTGTCGGGAAGTGGGAGGGACATGTCCAGAGTCACTTAGTAGTCAGCTGGTCCTAGAGAGCAGTGAGGGACCCTGTAGAGCCAGACCAGCCAGGTCCTGAGCCAAGAATCTACTTGGGGGGATGCTGATTCCCCAGGCTTCTGGCAGTCATGGCAGAAATAGAAGGGCCAGCAAAGCCTGATGGgagttcttttctccttccttggcCAAGCTGGGCCAGGAAGGTGGGTTTAGGGGGATGGAAGTGCTCCAAAAATCACTGCTTGGCCACTTACCACATCTGAAATCCAGAGCAGCTGGGAGCAGGCTGATAAGGCTGGGGACGCAGACCCCGTACAACCACTCCCAAAGTCTCATCTCCGCTGTCCCCTCCCTCCAGGTCCCTGCAGCTGTTTCCCATTCAGAATTCTGGCATCGATATTTCTATAAAGTCCATCAACTAGAGCAGGTATGCTGGCCTAGCCCACGGAGGTACTCCACTCAGCCCTGGGGGAAGTAAGGAAGGCTGGATTTTGTTGAGGGAAGAAGGGGCACAGAGTACTACGAGTTCTGGGGTCAGGACAAGGGTCTTGGAAGAGGGTGCCTTGACTGCTCCTGGCCTCTGCTCCCCTACACTTAGGAGCAGGCCCGGAGGGATGCCCTGAAGCAGCGGGCAGAACAGAGCATCTCTGAAGAGcctggctgggaggaggaggaaggtaaGAGGTATTGAGAGGTGATGGGCAAGTAACAGGTCCTGCTTGTGGGGGAACTATCTGGGCCACTCTCTCTGAGCCTGGCGAGACTAGGCACCCCAGGGAAGAGTAGGGAATGAGGACAGTGTTTGTGCATGCTGAGGATGGGCTGAGCTAACAATGAGATGTTTCCCAAGGCTGGTGGAATCCCAGGTTTAGGTACAGAAATCACATGTGTCAGTTGCAGCAGATTTCCCTACCAGCCCATGGACCAGCTACTTCACACTCACCCAGGACGCTTATTGAAATGCCAGATTCCCTTCCCCTACTTCCCAATAAGACTTTGGGGATGTGGCCGaacttgtatttttaacaagctaCCCTCATAATGTTAATGCTTagccaggtttgagaaccactggcgtAGGGAGGGAGCTGAGCATCCCCTACCGGGATCCTCAGCTGTTCTGCCTCAGCTTAGGACTGTGTGTTGGAGCCTGCATGATAGAATATTAACACAGTTATTAAATCCTTGTATTATATCCCCAACCTGTACGAAAAGCTTTACATGTATAGTCCTTACCACAACTCCATTATCCCTCATTACAAATTGAAGCAGGTGAGTTAAAGAAAAGTTAAGtaccttgcccaagatcatacacCTAGAATGTAGCAGAGCCTGACCTGAACCGTCTTGAGCTGTGTTGCTACAAGCCTAATGCCCACCAGACGTGTGCTAGGCCCCACAGGTAGGAGAGACTTTAACCAACAGGGAGTATCTGCAGAAGAACcatgatggggtgggggtggggaaactGGCACCCTTTAGTCTGGATCAGACTAAACTTGGGCAGGAACCTGAGGTTTGTCTTCAGAGAGCTCCAGGGTTGTCTTGGGGCTGACCAGGTACACTGCCCTCTTTCCCTGCCTTTCTGTCTTTACAGAGGAGCTTGTGGGCATTTCACCCACATCTCCAAAAGAGGCAAAGGTCCCTGTGGCCAAAACTTCCACATCCCTTGAAGGAGGACCTGGCCCCCGGAGTCCTTGTGAAAATAATCTGGTGACCCCAGCTGAGCCTCCAACAGAAGTGACTCCATCGGAGAGCAGTGAGAGCATCTCCCTCGTGACACAGATTGCCAAACCTGCCACTGCACCTGAGGCACCAGTGCTGCCCAAGGACCTGTCCCAAAAGCTGCTAGAGGCATCTTTGGAGGAACAGGGCCTGGCCGTGGATGTGGGCGAGACTGGACCCCCACCCCTAGCTCAGTCCAAACCCCACACCCCTGCTAGCCGCCCCACCGGCCCAgagccccgccctccagccagagTAGAGACTCTGAGGGAGGAGGTACTCACAGACTTACGGGTTTTTGAGCTGAACTCGGACAGTGGGAAGTCTACACCCTCCAACAATGGAAAGAAAGGTAAGTCGACGCCAAAGCCGGGGAGTGTGTGGGGGTAGGGCAGGTGAGCGTTGCCACCTCACAAGGCGCACTTGTCTCCTTGTCCCTTGTGGGGATCCTAGGAGCCGGTAGCCTTCATTTGTGATACTGGTGGTGATGCTAACAGTTGCTGTATATTGAGTATTTATTACtatatttcatcaattctaagatgCACATATTCTCTGAAATAAGGATGCATCTTACAATTGTTGGGGTCTTAAATTCAACAAAATAAGGTTTACATGAGGTCCTTAACTAAGTATGCTATATTGCATTTAATTTCTCACTTACAT
This genomic interval carries:
- the BSDC1 gene encoding BSD domain-containing protein 1 isoform X5, whose translation is MAEGEDVGWWRSWLQQSYQAVKEKFVKTSPAEFWKKVNYCLPQATGSSEALEFMKRDLTEFTQVVQHDTACTIAATASVVKEKLATEGSSGATEKMKKGLSDFLGVISDAFAPSPDKTIDCDVITLMGTPSGTAEPYDGTKARLYSLQSDPATYCNEPDGPPELFDAWLSQFCLEEKKGEISELLVGSPSIRALYTKMVPAAVSHSEFWHRYFYKVHQLEQEQARRDALKQRAEQSISEEPGWEEEEEELVGISPTSPKEAKVPVAKTSTSLEGGPGPRSPCENNLVTPAEPPTEVTPSESSESISLVTQIAKPATAPEAPVLPKDLSQKLLEASLEEQGLAVDVGETGPPPLAQSKPHTPASRPTGPEPRPPARVETLREEVLTDLRVFELNSDSGKSTPSNNGKKGSSTDISEDWEKDFDLDMTEEEVQMALSKVDASGELQGGWMGEFLTLAPCQNHLRNY
- the BSDC1 gene encoding BSD domain-containing protein 1 isoform X7 → MAEGEDVGWWRSWLQQSYQAVKEKFVKTSPAEFWKKVNYCLPQATGSSEALEFMKRDLTEFTQVVQHDTACTIAATASVVKEKLATEGSSGATEKMKKGLSDFLGVISDAFAPSPDKTIDCDVITLMGTPSGTAEPYDGTKARLYSLQSDPATYCNEPDGPPELFDAWLSQFCLEEKKGEISELLVGSPSIRALYTKMVPAAVSHSEFWHRYFYKVHQLEQEQARRDALKQRAEQSISEEPGWEEEEEELVGISPTSPKEAKVPVAKTSTSLEGGPGPRSPCENNLVTPAEPPTEVTPSESSESISLVTQIAKPATAPEAPVLPKDLSQKLLEASLEEQGLAVDVGETGPPPLAQSKPHTPASRPTGPEPRPPARVETLREEVLTDLRVFELNSDSGKSTPSNNGKKGSSTDISEDWEKDFDLDMTEEEVQMALSKVDASGELEDVEWEDWE
- the BSDC1 gene encoding BSD domain-containing protein 1 isoform X6; the protein is MAEGEDVGWWRSWLQQSYQAVKEKFVKTSPAEFWKKVNYCLPQATGSSEALEFMKRDLTEFTQVVQHDTACTIAATASVVKEKLATEGSSGATEKMKKGLSDFLGVISDAFAPSPDKTIDCDVITLMGTPSGTAEPYDGTKARLYSLQSDPATYCNEPDGPPELFDAWLSQFCLEEKKGEISELLVGSPSIRALYTKMVPAAVSHSEFWHRYFYKVHQLEQEQARRDALKQRAEQSISEEPGWEEEEEELVGISPTSPKEAKVPVAKTSTSLEGGPGPRSPCENNLVTPAEPPTEVTPSESSESISLVTQIAKPATAPEAPVLPKDLSQKLLEASLEEQGLAVDVGETGPPPLAQSKPHTPASRPTGPEPRPPARVETLREEVLTDLRVFELNSDSGKSTPSNNGKKGSSTDISEDWEKDFDLDMTEEEVQMALSKVDASGETQLGLWDEEGTGPPTGLSPR
- the BSDC1 gene encoding BSD domain-containing protein 1 isoform X13, which produces MAEGEDVGWWRSWLQQSYQAVKEKFVKTSPAEFWKKVNYCLPQATGSSEALEFMKRDLTEFTQVVQHDTACTIAATASVVKEKLATEGSSGATEKMKKGLSDFLGVISDAFAPSPDKTIDCDVITLMGTPSGTAEPYDGTKARLYSLQSDPATYCNEPDGPPELFDAWLSQFCLEEKKGEISELLVGSPSIRALYTKMEQARRDALKQRAEQSISEEPGWEEEEEELVGISPTSPKEAKVPVAKTSTSLEGGPGPRSPCENNLVTPAEPPTEVTPSESSESISLVTQIAKPATAPEAPVLPKDLSQKLLEASLEEQGLAVDVGETGPPPLAQSKPHTPASRPTGPEPRPPARVETLREEVLTDLRVFELNSDSGKSTPSNNGKKGSSTDISEDWEKDFDLDMTEEEVQMALSKVDASGELEDVEWEDWE
- the BSDC1 gene encoding BSD domain-containing protein 1 isoform X10 — encoded protein: MAEGEDVGWWRSWLQQSYQAVKEKFVKTSPAEFWKKVNYCLPQATGSSEALEFMKRDLTEFTQVVQHDTACTIAATASVVKEKLATEGSSGATEKMKKGLSDFLGVISDAFAPSPDKTIDCDVITLMGTPSGTAEPYDGTKARLYSLQSDPATYCNEPDGPPELFDAWLSQFCLEEKKGEISELLVGSPSIRALYTKMEQARRDALKQRAEQSISEEPGWEEEEEELVGISPTSPKEAKVPVAKTSTSLEGGPGPRSPCENNLVTPAEPPTEVTPSESSESISLVTQIAKPATAPEAPVLPKDLSQKLLEASLEEQGLAVDVGETGPPPLAQSKPHTPASRPTGPEPRPPARVETLREEVLTDLRVFELNSDSGKSTPSNNGKKGSSTDISEDWEKDFDLDMTEEEVQMALSKVDASGETQLGLWDEEGTGPPTGLSPR
- the BSDC1 gene encoding BSD domain-containing protein 1 isoform X11 — encoded protein: MGTPSGTAEPYDGTKARLYSLQSDPATYCNEPDGPPELFDAWLSQFCLEEKKGEISELLVGSPSIRALYTKMVPAAVSHSEFWHRYFYKVHQLEQEQARRDALKQRAEQSISEEPGWEEEEEELVGISPTSPKEAKVPVAKTSTSLEGGPGPRSPCENNLVTPAEPPTEVTPSESSESISLVTQIAKPATAPEAPVLPKDLSQKLLEASLEEQGLAVDVGETGPPPLAQSKPHTPASRPTGPEPRPPARVETLREEVLTDLRVFELNSDSGKSTPSNNGKKGSSTDISEDWEKDFDLDMTEEEVQMALSKVDASGEPFCSLKGYAGGGLLETFLRLLQKLFFLKTDPVCVALTLLSGKAAPLLGNEGLQESLETLVLHDAALVTLVHNLVCSPMIERDGGQGRRKSGGHLHFKPSVRGWDGENAESFFDGMGFFSL
- the BSDC1 gene encoding BSD domain-containing protein 1 isoform X15 gives rise to the protein MAEGEDVGWWRSWLQQSYQAVKEKSSEALEFMKRDLTEFTQVVQHDTACTIAATASVVKEKLATEGSSGATEKMKKGLSDFLGVISDAFAPSPDKTIDCDVITLMGTPSGTAEPYDGTKARLYSLQSDPATYCNEPDGPPELFDAWLSQFCLEEKKGEISELLVGSPSIRALYTKMEQARRDALKQRAEQSISEEPGWEEEEEELVGISPTSPKEAKVPVAKTSTSLEGGPGPRSPCENNLVTPAEPPTEVTPSESSESISLVTQIAKPATAPEAPVLPKDLSQKLLEASLEEQGLAVDVGETGPPPLAQSKPHTPASRPTGPEPRPPARVETLREEVLTDLRVFELNSDSGKSTPSNNGKKGSSTDISEDWEKDFDLDMTEEEVQMALSKVDASGELEDVEWEDWE
- the BSDC1 gene encoding BSD domain-containing protein 1 isoform X8, producing the protein MAEGEDVGWWRSWLQQSYQAVKEKSSEALEFMKRDLTEFTQVVQHDTACTIAATASVVKEKLATEGSSGATEKMKKGLSDFLGVISDAFAPSPDKTIDCDVITLMGTPSGTAEPYDGTKARLYSLQSDPATYCNEPDGPPELFDAWLSQFCLEEKKGEISELLVGSPSIRALYTKMVPAAVSHSEFWHRYFYKVHQLEQEQARRDALKQRAEQSISEEPGWEEEEEELVGISPTSPKEAKVPVAKTSTSLEGGPGPRSPCENNLVTPAEPPTEVTPSESSESISLVTQIAKPATAPEAPVLPKDLSQKLLEASLEEQGLAVDVGETGPPPLAQSKPHTPASRPTGPEPRPPARVETLREEVLTDLRVFELNSDSGKSTPSNNGKKGSSTDISEDWEKDFDLDMTEEEVQMALSKVDASGELQGGWMGEFLTLAPCQNHLRNY
- the BSDC1 gene encoding BSD domain-containing protein 1 isoform X14, giving the protein MAEGEDVGWWRSWLQQSYQAVKEKSSEALEFMKRDLTEFTQVVQHDTACTIAATASVVKEKLATEGSSGATEKMKKGLSDFLGVISDAFAPSPDKTIDCDVITLMGTPSGTAEPYDGTKARLYSLQSDPATYCNEPDGPPELFDAWLSQFCLEEKKGEISELLVGSPSIRALYTKMEQARRDALKQRAEQSISEEPGWEEEEEELVGISPTSPKEAKVPVAKTSTSLEGGPGPRSPCENNLVTPAEPPTEVTPSESSESISLVTQIAKPATAPEAPVLPKDLSQKLLEASLEEQGLAVDVGETGPPPLAQSKPHTPASRPTGPEPRPPARVETLREEVLTDLRVFELNSDSGKSTPSNNGKKGSSTDISEDWEKDFDLDMTEEEVQMALSKVDASGETQLGLWDEEGTGPPTGLSPR
- the BSDC1 gene encoding BSD domain-containing protein 1 isoform X12 encodes the protein MAEGEDVGWWRSWLQQSYQAVKEKSSEALEFMKRDLTEFTQVVQHDTACTIAATASVVKEKLATEGSSGATEKMKKGLSDFLGVISDAFAPSPDKTIDCDVITLMGTPSGTAEPYDGTKARLYSLQSDPATYCNEPDGPPELFDAWLSQFCLEEKKGEISELLVGSPSIRALYTKMVPAAVSHSEFWHRYFYKVHQLEQEQARRDALKQRAEQSISEEPGWEEEEEELVGISPTSPKEAKVPVAKTSTSLEGGPGPRSPCENNLVTPAEPPTEVTPSESSESISLVTQIAKPATAPEAPVLPKDLSQKLLEASLEEQGLAVDVGETGPPPLAQSKPHTPASRPTGPEPRPPARVETLREEVLTDLRVFELNSDSGKSTPSNNGKKGSSTDISEDWEKDFDLDMTEEEVQMALSKVDASGELEDVEWEDWE
- the BSDC1 gene encoding BSD domain-containing protein 1 isoform X16 — protein: MERGGDWAEGGVGARIGPSAPGRCLRGRCRVGSQSSDVGWWRSWLQQSYQAVKEKSSEALEFMKRDLTEFTQVVQHDTACTIAATASVVKEKLATEGSSGATEKMKKGLSDFLGVISDAFAPSPDKTIDCDVITLMGTPSGTAEPYDGTKARLYSLQSDPATYCNEPDGPPELFDAWLSQFCLEEKKGEISELLVGSPSIRALYTKMVPAAVSHSEFWHRYFYKVHQLEQEQARRDALKQRAEQSISEEPGWEEEEEELVGISPTSPKEAKVPVAKTSTSLEGGPGPRSPCENNLVTPAEPPTEVTPSESSESISLVTQIAKPATAPEAPVLPKDLSQKLLEASLEEQGLAVDVGETGPPPLAQSKPHTPASRPTGPEPRPPARVETLREEVLTDLRVFELNSDSGKSTPSNNGKKGSSTDISEDWEKDFDLDMTEEEVQMALSKVDASGELEDVEWEDWE
- the BSDC1 gene encoding BSD domain-containing protein 1 isoform X9, whose translation is MAEGEDVGWWRSWLQQSYQAVKEKSSEALEFMKRDLTEFTQVVQHDTACTIAATASVVKEKLATEGSSGATEKMKKGLSDFLGVISDAFAPSPDKTIDCDVITLMGTPSGTAEPYDGTKARLYSLQSDPATYCNEPDGPPELFDAWLSQFCLEEKKGEISELLVGSPSIRALYTKMVPAAVSHSEFWHRYFYKVHQLEQEQARRDALKQRAEQSISEEPGWEEEEEELVGISPTSPKEAKVPVAKTSTSLEGGPGPRSPCENNLVTPAEPPTEVTPSESSESISLVTQIAKPATAPEAPVLPKDLSQKLLEASLEEQGLAVDVGETGPPPLAQSKPHTPASRPTGPEPRPPARVETLREEVLTDLRVFELNSDSGKSTPSNNGKKGSSTDISEDWEKDFDLDMTEEEVQMALSKVDASGETQLGLWDEEGTGPPTGLSPR